The following are from one region of the Terriglobales bacterium genome:
- a CDS encoding low specificity L-threonine aldolase: MADEPAHLAAIDLRSDTVTQPTPEMRRAMAEAEVGDDVYGEDPTVNRLEQRAAEIFQREAAIFVPSGTMGNQIAIKAHTRPGQEVICEERAHILDYEMAMLAHFSGCIARPVRGEDGILSWGEIEKRIAPRIYYRAPTGLIALENTHNMAGGTVYPPEVAEEICDRAHERGLPVHLDGARIFNAAVALGRTVAELTRKFDSVMFCLSKGLGAPVGSLLVGSRSLIDQARSYRKALGGGMRQAGVLAAAGLIALEDGPRHLARDHENARFLADGLAGVPGIRLDASKVVTNIVIFDISGTGMHTPRFTDMLAARGLRANGISPERMRFVTHRDVDHEDCARALAAVSAICKH, encoded by the coding sequence GTGGCGGACGAACCCGCGCATCTGGCAGCCATCGACCTGCGCTCGGACACGGTGACGCAGCCGACGCCGGAGATGCGCCGCGCCATGGCCGAAGCCGAGGTCGGCGACGACGTTTACGGCGAAGACCCGACGGTGAACCGCTTGGAGCAGCGGGCGGCGGAGATCTTCCAGCGCGAGGCGGCCATCTTCGTGCCTTCGGGCACGATGGGCAACCAGATCGCCATCAAAGCGCACACCCGGCCGGGGCAGGAAGTGATCTGCGAGGAGCGCGCCCACATCCTGGACTACGAAATGGCGATGCTGGCGCATTTCTCCGGGTGCATCGCGCGGCCGGTGCGGGGCGAGGACGGAATCCTGAGCTGGGGTGAGATCGAGAAGCGCATCGCGCCACGCATCTACTACCGCGCACCCACAGGGCTGATCGCGCTGGAGAACACGCACAACATGGCCGGCGGCACCGTATATCCGCCGGAGGTGGCGGAGGAAATCTGCGACCGGGCGCACGAGCGCGGGCTGCCGGTGCATCTGGATGGCGCGCGCATCTTCAACGCAGCGGTGGCGCTGGGCCGCACCGTAGCCGAGTTGACCCGCAAGTTTGATTCGGTGATGTTCTGCCTGTCGAAGGGACTGGGAGCGCCGGTGGGCTCGCTGCTGGTGGGCAGCCGCAGCCTGATCGACCAGGCACGCAGCTATCGCAAGGCGCTGGGCGGCGGCATGCGGCAGGCGGGCGTGCTGGCCGCGGCCGGGCTGATCGCGCTCGAAGACGGCCCGCGCCACCTGGCCCGCGACCACGAGAACGCGCGCTTCCTGGCCGATGGGCTGGCGGGTGTACCGGGCATCCGTCTCGATGCATCGAAGGTAGTGACCAACATCGTGATTTTCGACATCAGCGGCACGGGCATGCACACTCCCCGCTTCACGGACATGCTGGCGGCGCGGGGCCTGCGCGCCAACGGCATCAGCCCGGAGCGCATGCGCTTCGTCACGCACCGGGACGTGGACCACGAGGACTGCGCCCGCGCCCTGGCAGCCGTTTCCGCCATCTGCAAGCACTGA
- a CDS encoding SRPBCC domain-containing protein: MAIRLEQSITAKCRPDHVWKKFENLEQWAWWNRVVGPCKWVSGQPWQKGSRFRMELVKPRVMAVECTVLECAPPGKVAWTGGGFGWKGEHWFSFEAQPDGTTLLKTWEDISGFVSIFFGDGMKKKTVEAYAAWLDALKFEAERMAREELARA; encoded by the coding sequence ATGGCGATTCGTCTGGAGCAATCCATTACGGCCAAGTGCCGTCCCGATCACGTCTGGAAGAAATTCGAGAACCTGGAGCAGTGGGCCTGGTGGAACCGCGTCGTGGGTCCGTGTAAATGGGTCAGCGGCCAGCCCTGGCAGAAGGGCAGCCGGTTCCGCATGGAGCTGGTGAAGCCGCGGGTCATGGCCGTCGAGTGCACGGTGCTGGAATGCGCGCCGCCGGGCAAAGTGGCCTGGACGGGCGGCGGATTCGGCTGGAAGGGCGAGCATTGGTTCAGCTTCGAAGCCCAGCCCGACGGCACGACACTGCTCAAGACGTGGGAGGACATTTCCGGTTTTGTCTCCATCTTCTTCGGGGACGGCATGAAGAAGAAGACCGTGGAGGCCTACGCCGCCTGGCTCGACGCCCTTAAGTTCGAGGCCGAGCGCATGGCGCGGGAGGAGCTGGCGCGCGCCTAG